In Setaria italica strain Yugu1 chromosome IX, Setaria_italica_v2.0, whole genome shotgun sequence, the genomic stretch TTCCCTTTTGCATGTAGGACTTTACAAGAGTAATGGCTATCTTCTTGTTTCGTGCAATGGTGGTCTGAATCAAATGCGAGCAGCGGTTAGTACACTCTATCAGACTATCTTAACACTCCCTCTATCTACTCATCAGCAGCTTCAAGGACAATTGGCCTCAAACTGTGCTTTTCTTATGCTTCACAAAATCTTGTTTCATGCAGATATGCGACATGGTAACTGTAGCACGCTACTTGAATCTGACTATGGTGATACCTGAACTTGATAAGCAATCCTTCTGGGCTGATCCTAGGTGTCCAGTTTTGTCATATGCTTTCTTGGTTGAATACAGAATTAGGCAAGAATACTGATGCAAAGTTATACTTCTTTCAGTGATTTTCGGGACATATTTGATGTAAATCATTTCATCGATTCATTGAGAGGTGAAGTGAAGATTATCAAAGGACTCCCACAAAAGTTCAGTGAAAAAGTTCCTCTGTCAATGCAGCCAATCAGTTGGTCTAGTGAGAAATACTATTTGAGGCAGGTTAGATAGTAATCTTTCTCAAGAATGTGGAATTCTTTTTTAATCTTTTGTCACTTCTTGGGTCTCACATTCAGAGTGGGCTTGTTTGCAGATCTTGCCTCTAGTACGAAAACACAAGGTGGTACGTTTTAGCAAGACAGATTCACGACTTGCAAACAATGGCCTTCCTCTGAAGCTCCAAAAACTTCGCTGCTATGTTAACTACAATGCATTGAGATTTACACCATCCATTGAGGCTCTAGGCAACAAAATGGTCTCAGTTCTTAGGAGTACTGGGTCTTTTATTGTGCTTCATCTGAGATATGAGATGGATATGCTTGCTTTCTCTGGCTGTACACATGGGTGTTCTGAtgaagaaatggaagagttaACAAGAATGAGGTACTTTTTATGTTGCTGCTTCATAATTAACTTTATCTTCTCCTCTCAACCTTTATCTTCAATCTTCGTTGATGCCTGCCTTTTGGACCTCAGGTACGCATATCCCTGgtggaaggaaaaggaaatagACTCTGAGAAGAAAAGGCTCGAGGGATTGTGTCCCCTTACTCCTGGAGAAACAACATTAGTTCTTAAAGCTCTTGGTTTCCCCAGAGACACTCGAATATATATTGCCTCAGGTGAAATATATGGTGGTGAAAAAAGATTAGCTGTATTGAAGACAGAATTTCCTAACATCGTAAGCTCACCTTAACTCCACATGCATAAATTTTTGGAATGCTAGAATGATGCTTACTTGCAATTGTAAAATGTAGGTGCGGAAGGAGATGCTTTTATCTGATGATGAGTTACGACCCTTTCAGAAGCACTCAACTCAGATGGCAGCACTGGACTATCTTGTTTCTGTCGCAAGTGATGTTTTTATCCCCAGTAATGATGGAAACATGGCTAAAGTTGTAGAAGGACACCGCAGGTCTGCATACTTTGTTTGACCTTCCTAGCATTTGACTGCC encodes the following:
- the LOC101776477 gene encoding uncharacterized protein At1g04910 isoform X2, producing the protein MGVVFPGIWADLLALLLSGLYKSNGYLLVSCNGGLNQMRAAICDMVTVARYLNLTMVIPELDKQSFWADPSDFRDIFDVNHFIDSLRGEVKIIKGLPQKFSEKVPLSMQPISWSSEKYYLRQILPLVRKHKVVRFSKTDSRLANNGLPLKLQKLRCYVNYNALRFTPSIEALGNKMVSVLRSTGSFIVLHLRYEMDMLAFSGCTHGCSDEEMEELTRMRYAYPWWKEKEIDSEKKRLEGLCPLTPGETTLVLKALGFPRDTRIYIASGEIYGGEKRLAVLKTEFPNIVRKEMLLSDDELRPFQKHSTQMAALDYLVSVASDVFIPSNDGNMAKVVEGHRRFTGFHKTIQLDRKKLVELIDLFEDQELSWEEFSAAVKELHMGRMSQPTRRRVIPGQPKEEDYFYANPHECLGPARKRRERLKHIEI
- the LOC101776477 gene encoding uncharacterized protein At1g04910 isoform X1, yielding MAKQKASPPAAVRRRLGGAGASAVGWALRVATSIVAWTLLLHLFTFLGIPRPTLPIARPSCLGGRNNSAAAEAVVAAGEAMHLAPPALPPRRLYKSNGYLLVSCNGGLNQMRAAICDMVTVARYLNLTMVIPELDKQSFWADPSDFRDIFDVNHFIDSLRGEVKIIKGLPQKFSEKVPLSMQPISWSSEKYYLRQILPLVRKHKVVRFSKTDSRLANNGLPLKLQKLRCYVNYNALRFTPSIEALGNKMVSVLRSTGSFIVLHLRYEMDMLAFSGCTHGCSDEEMEELTRMRYAYPWWKEKEIDSEKKRLEGLCPLTPGETTLVLKALGFPRDTRIYIASGEIYGGEKRLAVLKTEFPNIVRKEMLLSDDELRPFQKHSTQMAALDYLVSVASDVFIPSNDGNMAKVVEGHRRFTGFHKTIQLDRKKLVELIDLFEDQELSWEEFSAAVKELHMGRMSQPTRRRVIPGQPKEEDYFYANPHECLGPARKRRERLKHIEI